The Salvelinus fontinalis isolate EN_2023a chromosome 9, ASM2944872v1, whole genome shotgun sequence genome has a window encoding:
- the LOC129862467 gene encoding gonadotropin-releasing hormone II receptor-like, producing the protein MNDSLRMSHEIMMFYQMMEQAQNTSCEAPTPICNKSANGDSLQLPTFSTAAKVRVIITFTLCAMSAVCNLAVLWAANTNGKRKSHVRILIINLTVADLLVTFIVMPVDAVWNITVQWQAGDIACRLLMFMKLVAMYSCAFVTVVISLDRQSAILNPLAINEAKKRSKIMLSVAWGMSVILSVPQMLIFHSVTITVPEKFTQCTTHGSFVQHWQETLYNMFTFACLFLLPLIIMIFCYTRILVEISSRMTHGNMSSKEIHLRRSHNNIPKARMRTLKMSIVIVTSFIVCWTPYYLLGLWYWFFPDDMDETVSHSLTHMLFIFGLFNACLDPITYGLFTIHFRHGLKRYCRSTATFSRESENNTTLTGSFRRSPFRLTRLTQQGQTSITGQMAEEEQVKKTCRYSNYLTVHSSGEGDPGPAGKHYMRD; encoded by the exons ATGAATGACAGCTTGAGAATGTCACATGAGATCATGATGTTTTACCAAATGATGGAACAAGCCCAGAACACCAGCTGTGAAGCACCCACCCCCATCTGCAATAAGAGTGCAAATGGAGACTCACTACAGCTGCCCACCTTCTCCACAGCAGCCAAAGTCAGAGTAATCATTACTTTCACTCTGTGTGCCATGTCAGCTGTCTGTAACCTCGCTGTGCTGTGGGCCGCCAATACCAACGGAAAGCGCAAGTCCCACGTTAGGATATTAATAATTAACTTGACTGTGGCAGACCTGCTGGTGACTTTCATCGTCATGCCTGTTGATGCTGTCTGGAATATCACAGTTCAGTGGCAGGCAGGAGACATCGCCTGTAGGCTGCTGATGTTCATGAAACTTGTTGCCATGTACTCCTGTGCTTTTGTCACAGTGGTCATTAGCTTGGACCGCCAGTCTGCTATCCTCAACCCACTAGCCATCAATGAGGCCAAGAAGAGAAGCAAGATCATGTTGTCTGTGGCGTGGGGGATGAGTGTGATTCTGTCTGTTCCCCAG ATGCTGATATTCCACAGTGTGACCATCACGGTTCCAGAGAAGTTTACCCAGTGCACTACACATGGGAGCTTTGTCCAACACTGGCAGGAAACCCTGTACAACATGTTCACCTTTGCTTGTCTTTTCCTGCTGCCGCTGATCATCATGATCTTCTGTTACACACGTATCCTGGTAGAGATATCCAGCCGCATGACCCACGGAAACA TGTCTTCTAAGGAGATACATCTCCGACGCTCTCACAACAACATTCCAAAAGCACGGATGAGGACTTTGAAGATGAGCATTGTTATCGTGACTTCCTTCATCGTCTGCTGGACCCCTTACTACCTGTTGGGACTGTGGTACTGGTTCTTCCCTGACGATATGGATGAGACGGTCTCTCATTCTTTGACTCATATGCTCTTTATTTTTGGCCTCTTCAATGCCTGTTTGGACCCAATAACTTACGGCCTGTTCACCATCCATTTCCGCCATGGCCTGAAGCGCTACTGTCGGAGCACAGCTACGTTCAGCCGTGAGTCAGAGAACAACACTACCCTGACCGGCTCTTTCAGGCGCTCCCCCTTCCGCCTGACACGGCTTACCCAGCAAGGCCAGACGTCCATCACTGGCCAGATGGCAGAGGAGGAACAGGTCAAGAAAACCTGCCGCTATAGCAACTACCTCACAGttcacagcagtggagaaggtgaccCAGGTCCGGCCGGTAAGCACTATATGAGGGATTAG